The proteins below come from a single Microcoleus sp. FACHB-68 genomic window:
- the dnaN gene encoding DNA polymerase III subunit beta, with protein MKLVCAQSDLSTNLSLVSRAVPSRPTHPVLANVLLSADVETQRVQLTGFDLSLGLRTSFAASVEEGGEMTLPAKLLNDIVSRLPQGEITLEVEEAGAGGEGSDAGITATITSTSGRYKVRGMGVEEFPELPVVENGQAIYLPGEALIEGLRGSLFATSADETKQVLTGVHLKVGQDDLEFAATDGHRLAVVQTPKQGKVDDESDQPETDSREFEMTVPARALRELERMVGMRQGSEPIALHFDQGQIVFELGDQRLTSRKLEGQYPAYRQLIPKNFSNQVNVDRRQLLSALERIAVLADQKNNIVKCTLDSENQQIFLSVEAADVGSGRESMPAQISADEPKEIAFNVKYLMDGLKVLSTSEIQIQLNLATNPVVLTPLGGMKMIYLVMPVQLRA; from the coding sequence ATGAAGCTGGTTTGTGCCCAAAGTGACCTCAGTACCAATTTATCACTCGTAAGTCGTGCCGTGCCTTCTCGTCCGACGCATCCAGTGCTTGCCAATGTGCTCTTGAGTGCGGATGTGGAAACGCAGCGGGTGCAGTTGACAGGATTTGACCTCAGCCTCGGACTTCGCACCAGTTTTGCCGCCTCTGTGGAAGAGGGGGGAGAAATGACGCTGCCGGCAAAACTGCTCAATGATATTGTGTCGCGTTTGCCCCAAGGAGAGATCACGCTAGAGGTTGAAGAAGCCGGCGCAGGCGGTGAGGGTTCAGATGCCGGTATTACCGCCACCATCACTTCAACTTCAGGACGCTACAAAGTGCGGGGAATGGGGGTAGAAGAATTTCCAGAGTTGCCGGTTGTGGAAAATGGTCAAGCAATCTATTTGCCTGGTGAAGCTTTAATTGAAGGACTGCGGGGTTCCCTGTTCGCCACCAGTGCGGATGAAACCAAGCAGGTACTCACCGGCGTGCACCTGAAAGTTGGGCAAGATGACTTAGAATTTGCAGCGACTGATGGCCACCGGCTGGCTGTTGTGCAAACGCCTAAACAGGGTAAGGTTGATGATGAGTCAGATCAGCCAGAAACTGACAGCCGAGAATTTGAAATGACGGTTCCGGCGAGAGCATTGCGGGAATTGGAACGGATGGTGGGAATGCGCCAAGGATCTGAACCGATTGCCTTGCATTTTGACCAAGGGCAAATTGTTTTTGAGTTGGGAGATCAGCGGCTGACGAGCCGAAAATTGGAAGGGCAGTATCCGGCTTACAGACAATTAATTCCCAAAAACTTTTCTAACCAAGTTAATGTTGACCGGCGGCAACTGTTGAGCGCTCTAGAGCGAATTGCGGTGCTGGCAGATCAAAAGAATAATATTGTCAAGTGTACGCTTGATAGCGAGAACCAGCAGATTTTTCTATCAGTTGAAGCGGCGGATGTGGGGAGTGGAAGAGAGTCAATGCCGGCACAAATTTCGGCAGACGAACCGAAAGAAATTGCCTTCAATGTTAAATATCTGATGGATGGGTTAAAAGTGCTAAGCACTTCTGAAATTCAGATCCAGCTTAATTTAGCAACAAATCCTGTGGTTCTAACGCCGTTGGGAGGGATGAAAATGATTTATTTAGTCATGCCGGTGCAATTAAGAGCTTGA